A section of the Nitrospirota bacterium genome encodes:
- a CDS encoding chemotaxis response regulator protein-glutamate methylesterase yields the protein MAKIRVLTVDDSALMRQVLAQLLSRDPGIEVVGSAPDPFIAREKIKALNPDVLTLDVEMPKMDGLTFLEKLMAGHPMPVVMVSSLTEVGCDTTLRALELGAVDFITKPKIDLREGMDEVAQDLITKIKAAAMAKVRGRGAGGRGTAEPLAARLLPLGSSAMIKTTDTIIAIGASTGGTEALRAVLEVLPPNTPPIIVTQHMPERFTKTFADRLNQLCRISVKEAEDGDSVLPGHALIAPGSYHMTLVRSGARYSVRLNQDPPVNRHRPSVDVMFDSVARYAGANTIGVILTGMGGDGAKGMLAMKQAGAYTIAQDEASCVVFGMPKEAIKLGCVDKILSLDHIPAAMLAHANRMA from the coding sequence ATGGCAAAGATTCGCGTCCTGACGGTTGACGACTCGGCGCTGATGCGGCAGGTGCTGGCGCAACTGCTGTCGCGGGACCCCGGCATCGAAGTGGTCGGGTCGGCGCCTGATCCGTTCATCGCGCGCGAGAAAATCAAAGCGCTGAATCCGGATGTGCTGACGCTGGACGTGGAAATGCCCAAGATGGACGGGCTGACGTTCCTTGAAAAATTGATGGCGGGCCACCCCATGCCGGTCGTGATGGTCAGTTCGCTGACGGAAGTCGGGTGCGACACGACGCTTCGCGCGTTGGAGCTGGGCGCGGTGGATTTCATCACCAAGCCCAAGATCGATCTTCGTGAGGGGATGGACGAGGTGGCGCAGGACCTGATCACCAAGATCAAGGCTGCGGCGATGGCGAAAGTGAGGGGTAGGGGGGCAGGGGGTCGTGGGACAGCCGAACCTCTGGCCGCTCGTCTCTTGCCGCTCGGCTCGTCGGCGATGATTAAGACGACCGACACGATTATCGCCATCGGCGCTTCAACGGGAGGGACGGAAGCGTTGCGGGCGGTGCTCGAAGTGTTGCCGCCGAATACGCCGCCGATCATTGTGACGCAGCATATGCCTGAACGGTTCACGAAGACCTTCGCCGATCGTTTGAATCAGCTCTGCCGTATTTCCGTCAAGGAGGCGGAAGACGGCGACAGTGTCTTGCCGGGACATGCGTTGATCGCTCCAGGCAGTTATCACATGACCTTGGTCCGCAGCGGAGCCCGGTACAGCGTTCGCCTCAACCAGGACCCTCCGGTCAACCGGCACCGCCCATCCGTCGATGTGATGTTCGACTCCGTTGCGCGCTATGCCGGCGCGAATACCATCGGCGTGATCCTGACGGGCATGGGCGGCGACGGCGCGAAGGGGATGTTGGCGATGAAGCAGGCCGGCGCCTATACCATCGCGCAGGATGAAGCGAGTTGCGTGGTTTTCGGTATGCCGAAGGAGGCGATCAAGCTGGGCTGCGTCGACAAGATATTGTCATTGGATCACATCCCTGCGGCCATGCTCGCTCACGCGAACCGCATGGCCTGA
- a CDS encoding chemoreceptor glutamine deamidase CheD (catalyzes the conversion of glutamine residues to glutamate on methyl-accepting chemotaxis receptors), translated as MSDPFAHVRRMRDSRFSQEIAAILPGEFFVSATPMIVYTVLGSCVSACIRDPIAGVGGMNHFMLPAPKEHQSGDAWGGESTRYGSYAMESLINEILKRGGLRHRLEVKLFGGGKIYEGNIDIGANNAAWALEYLKNEGLEAQKTDLGDVYPRKLYYFLDSGRVLMKKIQRVKNDTIFDREMQYQKQLVREQESSNVTLF; from the coding sequence ATGAGTGATCCGTTTGCCCATGTTAGGCGTATGCGCGACAGCCGCTTCTCTCAAGAGATCGCGGCGATCTTGCCGGGGGAGTTTTTCGTCAGCGCGACTCCGATGATCGTCTATACGGTCCTGGGCTCCTGCGTGTCCGCCTGCATCCGCGATCCGATTGCCGGCGTCGGGGGGATGAACCACTTTATGTTGCCGGCTCCGAAGGAACACCAATCGGGGGATGCCTGGGGTGGGGAGTCGACGCGCTACGGTTCATACGCCATGGAAAGCCTGATCAATGAAATCCTCAAGCGGGGAGGGCTCCGGCATCGTCTTGAGGTGAAGCTCTTTGGCGGCGGGAAGATTTACGAAGGCAATATCGACATCGGCGCGAATAACGCCGCATGGGCGTTGGAATATCTTAAGAACGAAGGGCTCGAAGCGCAGAAGACCGATCTGGGCGACGTGTACCCCAGGAAACTGTATTACTTTCTCGACTCGGGCCGCGTCTTGATGAAGAAAATTCAGCGGGTCAAGAACGACACGATCTTCGATCGGGAAATGCAGTACCAGAAGCAACTGGTGCGCGAACAAGAGTCCAGCAACGTCACGTTGTTCTGA